From Watersipora subatra chromosome 2, tzWatSuba1.1, whole genome shotgun sequence, one genomic window encodes:
- the LOC137388220 gene encoding serine-rich adhesin for platelets-like, with protein MSLKSGSSKNIKLHTPKHPVKSPSSKKSTKGVFKQKAKASNAKSAEKDGSTEQLKQLDSYVAQQLQSNVLAKVHFRALDLLDLCTGSTCAPTFAVCVTRDLLDKCLVQILSRITSIVDRVNHNKPLKLRGRTSLPNTSRPRSKPSLYSFKGKPVSSLAKLKTKTPENKEPDSCSPKRPNKTKSILPIKTNSKPISKFSHGDKIDAPKRPGSSRYGLTSYAKARKCLKSYLTANSPEPALQSLTCSSSDPYARFASVAATHSKTVSIAGKATSSTVARKSLKYKRSPLLTTRAVPHSTKSLKPALKTCSSAPDRWNKLSKPGDPECTVRFISSQHNTDDSKPASELLLCKKSVKQLHKQDLSSGIVLGLSDCGICTESVSLSDADDLDKAVSNESSKVVRDSGLNDDQPQADNVLLDFTCDKYAVQDDNLTEPSSGKFSCGNPQKTSDYSLNSSSSLLKSLVQSCEGMKEIDLESIGVENKPNVVQLPTNVEDKKVECFPVKGECMGSAGKSTSSNSMMSLHVENDKTHSKRADIGEELLLSISDMNQIQTYNTGSMQQVQVTDCLPPSENADVFLSSAQASEKRHVMISCFVPCGNVNKECHQSSLYNTFADKHKFGPSNGSTMNSSFLADETLSNVTESLISCSDLLDSTKEVENLLSVKNISKGNLSPLCSAHLLPPDAMKTITCHDESIDTTVDSIKVASIGEYITTSSDTETHEGHHFECIAELPKQKISATRETSIIQEPFQTISLNGDQAEVIHDGAKVVCVNKENSLFSEVDTKMYFNHHMYKNGVAQKTIKDSVSLAVLKQDGLDTFAFSPNGLQELVSQIGSESHKPTDKIYPDRYGYRAASGDPSTSQKFQTVPYIKICSTKEAADKIMTCQVKRHHQVLPNGTLVLNRVAVKTTSCSMFSVDCFENNNNSLDTYQSSPNLPHSNKGSFLNNELPRTCAESAIVSPILEGPATIVAVEKHLLTEMQAVKPLIDPVSATPSQSVIDGETLIKEVRIVRPCTTNTFLLPGQTNTDCFEAVIKPCQNLLHPNNFRHNTDHNVSQSFCEMPQAALKSSDYTNANSKLTSHGTNSTSAVFQSNRQSLHDASPCNIGNSACESESNSSISAPTISCSVKPVGSHFTDSKNISSFITNHNLTNQLSVCTHANNAQNKLQNEDQPSLADTFKYDSDVCGKKVADNSNYHSSGSSSVTQSAPNTSSMKCKSSKLVEYSLSATHSQHNADNSPCHYGSKQLSFSADTLAVKKSSLLTKTASTLSSSDCKLDTGRTTFSQFSKDTCYNSYTGQAKSIKPCSTHVNDSTRCDFPAKCLKKVHFSVPKKNDMNKTAFAELPSTGSSFSKSDATLTNLQNKLVNKADEFVVAVHDIDEAGKMHSSSFYDTNTPKEMGMHLIDIAESCGNRGPENVNSKKEAKQVIDVNAVQSTVSVLPDEKRKQFAYDETNRKQVLIKDCVKTCYGCQLKEISRGNEKIIQPSDVNSNSENGKRLHVIPDDSNDESPNSVIKTYESGGLLNSNMTNRCTELQLEDVTLNGSLGRPLNKTMAICKSGTQLDATISNSEKNRQLDAADINKPYQKRKQKLVSIASDSISITDKSCLDVVNNCLNRSAKDPKPILAILPKAASLCQQEKRSSSSAKHKGDGITSTASKHSLDYSYKLLYSQPQSDFKTDEYIMSLACASLKNSLSENNSGFLPKPKCKGQRMCSNFDACPSYNPPNVPKRLPKAVVCPGLSKSTPSSLSKFQDRTPQLMCNSRPPASRTFAEPLHQSYIVASACSSCEDVSLLTTDPTWNVEQVVPISQCSHLKSKRQSISKKERPTPVIRKENRLTSNCPKASVSNSRVNVFVDSEGKLIKEDITMRLSPEINSDLILSSTEGKADSLSSHITSESYLSEAPCFPWFPPGSLSPTRAARPNEEDID; from the exons ATGTCACTCAAAAGTGGATCATCAAAAAATATCAAGCTTCACACACCAAAACATCCAGTTAAGAGCCCTTCTAGCAAAAAATCCACCAAAGGTGTTTTTAAGCAAAAGGCAAAGGCTTCAAATGCTAAGTCAGCAGAGAAAGACGGTTCAACAGAGCAGCTTAAACAATTGGACAGCTATGTGGCACAGCAGCTACAGTCTAATGTGTTAGCCAAG GTACATTTCAGAGCTTTAGACCTCCTCGACCTATGCACCGGGTCAACTTGTGCACCTACGTTTGCTGTATGCGTAACTAGAGACCTGCTCGATAAGTGCCTTGTTCAGATCTTG AGCAGAATTACctctattgttgatagagttaaTCATAATAAACCATTGAAGTTGCGTGGTCGTACCTCTCTACCAAACACAAGCAGACCTAGAAGTAAACCAAGTTTATATAGTTTTAAAGGCAAACCAGTCAGCAGTTTGGCTAAGCTTAAAACCAAAACTCCAGAAAACAAAGAACCTGACAGTTGCTCTCCCAAGAGGCCAAATAAAACAAAGTCTATTTTACCAATAAAGACCAATTCAAAGCCTATCTCTAAGTTTTCTCATG GTGACAAAATAGATGCTCCAAAGCGGCCAGGGAGCTCACGCTACGGGTTGACAAGTTATGCAAAGGCGAGGAAATGCTTGAAGTCATATTTGACTGCCAACTCCCCTGAACCAG CTCTGCAATCTCTTACTTGCTCATCATCAGACCCTTATGCAAGGTTTGCCTCCGTTGCGGCAACTCACAGCAAAACTGTTTCTATTGCTGGTAAAGCTACTTCTTCCACCGTTGCCCGTAAATCTTTGAAGTACAAGCGAAGTCCCTTGCTCACTACTCGAGCAGTTCCACATTCCACAAAATCCCTCAAGCCTGCCTTGAAGACATGTTCATCAGCACCTGATAGATGGAACAAA ctttcgAAACCAGGTGATCCGGAATGTACAGTACGATTCATTTCTTCACAGCACAACACAGATGATTCCAAACCTGCATCAGAACTGCTCCTTTGTAAGAAATCGGTCAAGCAACTCCACAAACAAGACCTCAGTAGTGGAATCGTGCTTGGGTTATCAGATTGCGGCATTTGTACAGAGTCTGTGTCACTGTCAGATGCCGATGATCTTGATAAGGCTGTCAGTAACGAATCGTCAAAAGTTGTCAGGGATAGTGGCTTGAATGATGACCAACCCCAAGCTGATAATGTGTTATTGGATTTCACTTGTGACAAATATGCGGTGCAAGACGATAATTTAACAGAACCATCTTCAGGCAAATTCTCTTGCGGCAACCCCCAAAAAACAAGTGATTATTCTTTAAACTCATCAAGTAGTCTGTTGAAATCTCTTGTACAGTCTTGCGAAGGAATGAAGGAAATAGATTTAGAGAGCATTGGCGTTGAAAACAAACCCAATGTCGTCCAGCTGCCAACCAACGTAGAAGACAAGAAAGTTGAATGTTTTCCAGTTAAGGGTGAATGTATGGGTTCTGCTGGGAAAAGTACAAGCTCCAACTCAATGATGAGTCTACACGTTGAAAATGACAAGACACACTCCAAGCGGGCTGATATAGGAGAAGAGTTGCTTCTTTCTATTTCAGATATGAACCAGATCCAAACTTACAATACTGGCAGCATGCAACAGGTTCAAGTAACTGACTGTTTACCTCCATCAGAGAACGCTGATGTTTTTTTAAGCTCAGCCCAAGCATCTGAAAAACGTCATGTTATGATTTCCTGTTTTGTACCATGTGGAAATGTCAACAAAGAATGCCATCAATCTTCATTGTATAACACATTTGCTGACAAGCATAAATTTGGCCCCAGCAATGGTTCTACTATGAACTCATCATTTCTTGCTGATGAGACCTTATCTAATGTAACTGAAAGTTTAATATCTTGTAGTGATCTTCTAGATTCAACTAAGGAGGTTGAGAATTTATTGAGCgttaaaaacatttcaaaaggAAATCTATCACCATTATGTTCTGCACATTTACTACCACCAGATGCAATGAAAACGATTACTTGTCATGACGAATCTATTGATACAACTGTAGACTCAATCAAAGTAGCATCGATTGGTGAATATATAACTACCTCTTCAGATACTGAGACCCATGAAGGTCACCATTTTGAATGTATTGCTGAACTTCCTAAACAGAAAATATCAGCTACAAGGGAAACAAGTATTATACAAGAACCATTTCAGACAATTTCGTTAAATGGGGATCAAGCTGAAGTAATTCACGATGGCGCTAAAGTGGTTTGCGTAAACAAAGAAAATTCATTATTTTCAGAAGTAGATACTAAGATGTATTTTAACCATCATATGTATAAAAACGGTGTTGCGCAGAAAACGATTAAGGATTCCGTCTCTTTGGCAGTATTGAAACAAGATGGGCTTGACACGTTCGCATTTTCACCAAATGGCTTGCAAGAACTTGTTTCCCAAATAGGAAGTGAATCCCATAAACCTACTGATAAAATTTATCCTGACCGCTATGGGTACCGTGCTGCTTCTGGAGACCCTTCAACTTCTCAGAAATTCCAAACCGTACCGTACATCAAAATTTGTAGCACAAAAGAAGCAGCAGACAAAATAATGACTTGCCAGGTGAAAAGGCATCACCAAGTTCTGCCAAATGGTACACTGGTTTTGAATCGTGTCGCTGTTAAAACAACAAGTTGTAGCATGTTTAGTGTAGATTGTTTtgaaaataacaacaatagtCTTGACACATATCAATCTTCACCCAATCTTCCACACTCCAACAAAGGGTCATTTTTAAACAACGAATTGCCAAGGACTTGTGCCGAAAGTGCTATTGTATCACCAATTCTAGAAGGCCCTGCGACCATTGTCGCTGTAGAAAAACACTTGCTAACCGAAATGCAGGCTGTCAAGCCTTTAATAGATCCGGTATCAGCAACTCCTTCACAAAGTGTAATAGATGGTGAAACGTTAATCAAGGAGGTTAGAATAGTCAGGCCATGCACtacaaatacttttttactTCCTGGGCAAACCAACACTGATTGTTTTGAAGCAGTGATAAAACCTTGCCAAAATTTACTTCATCCTAATAATTTTAGGCATAATACGGATCACAATGTTAGCCAGAGTTTTTGTGAAATGCCCCAGGCCGCGCTAAAATCTAGTGATTATACTAATGCTAATTCAAAATTGACTTCTCATGGCACCAACTCAACATCAGCAGTGTTTCAGTCAAATCGCCAGTCACTACATGATGCATCACCCTGTAATATTGGCAACAGTGCATGTGAGAGCGAAAGTAATTCCTCCATATCCGCTCCTACTATCTCATGCTCAGTTAAACCTGTTGGCTCACATTTTACCGACTCCAAGAATATTTCAAGCTTTATAACAAATCATAATCTGACGAATCAGCTCAGTGTTTGCACTCATGCTAACAACGCTCAAAATAAACTACAAAATGAGGATCAACCCTCTCTGGCAGATACTTTTAAATATGACTCAGATGTATGTGGTAAAAAAGTTGCTGACAATTCAAATTATCACTCAAGTGGTTCATCCTCTGTCACTCAGAGTGCACCGAATACCTCAAGCATGAAATGCAAATCATCCAAATTAGTTGAGTATTCACTCTCTGCTACTCATTCCCAACATAATGCTGATAATTCTCCTTGTCACTATGGCAGTAAGCAACTATCATTTTCTGCAGACACATTAGCTGTAAAAAAGTCTAGTTTGTTGACCAAAACTGCTTCTACATTATCTTCTAGCGACTGCAAGTTGGACACTGGCCGTACTACCTTTAGTCAATTCTCTAAGGACACCTGTTACAATTCATACACTGGTCAAGCTAAAAGTATCAAGCCTTGTAGCACACATGTGAATGATTCAACTAGATGTGATTTTCCTGcaaaatgcttgaaaaaggTGCACTTCTCCGTGCCCAAGAAGAATGATATGAATAAAACAGCTTTCGCAGAATTACCTTCTACTGGAAGTTCTTTCAGTAAATCTGATGCTACCTTAACcaatttacaaaataaattagTGAACAAGGCTGATGAGTTTGTCGTAGCGGTTCATGATATAGATGAGGCTGGCAAAATGCATTCAAGCAGCTTTTATGATACCAACACACCGAAGGAAATGGGAATGCACCTGATTGATATTGCTGAAAGCTGTGGAAATAGAGGGCCAGAGAATGTTAACTCTAAAAAAGAAGCCAAACAAGTAATTGATGTCAATGCAGTGCAGtcaacagtttctgttttgccCGATGAAAAGAGGAAACAATTCGCATACGACGAAACCAATAGGAAACAAGTATTAATTAAGGATTGTGTCAAAACCTGTTATGGATGTCAACTAAAAGAAATCAGCAGAGGCAATGAAAAAATAATACAGCCAAGTGATGTTAATAGTAATAGTGAAAATGGAAAGCGGTTGCATGTTATCCCAGATGATAGTAATGATGAGTCTCCAAATAGTGTGATTAAAACCTATGAGAGCGGAGGGCTTTTGAACAGTAATATGACAAACCGCTGCACAGAACTGCAACTGGAAGATGTGACCCTGAATGGTAGCTTAGGACGACCGTTGAATAAAACTATGGCAATTTGCAAAAGTGGAACACAACTGGATGCCACCATTTCTAACAGTGAGAAAAACAGGCAATTAGATGCTGCTGACATTAACAAGCCCtatcaaaaaagaaaacagaagcTGGTTTCAATTGCTTCTGATTCTATATCAATTACAGATAAAAGTTGCTTGGACGTCGTGAATAATTGCTTAAATAGATCTGCAAAAGATCCAAAGCCAATTTTAGCCATCCTACCTAAAGCTGCTAGCTTGTGCCAACAAGAAAAAAGGTCAAGTTCTAGTGCAAAACACAAAGGAGATGGTATAACATCGACTGCCAGTAAACACAGCCTCGACTATTCTTACAAGCTTTTATATAGTCAACCACAATCAGACTTTAAAACAGATGAATACATTATGTCATTGGCATGTGCTAGTTTAAAGAATTCCCTCTCAGAAAATAACAGTGGCTTTCTCCCTAAACCAAAATGTAAAGGCCAAAGGATGTGTAGCAATTTTGATGCTTGCCCTTCTTACAATCCCCCGAATGTTCCAAAAAGGTTGCCTAAGGCTGTTGTTTGCCCTGGCTTGTCTAAAAGCACTCCATCCTCATTGTCAAAGTTTCAGGATAGGACTCCACAATTGATGTGCAATTCTAGACCACCGGCCTCCAGAACTTTTGCTGAACCATTACACCAAAGTTACATTGTTGCTAGTGCCTGCTCGAGTTGTGAGGATGTATCTCTACTTACAACCGATCCAACATGGAACGTTGAACAGGTGGTTCCGATTAGCCAATGCTCACATTTAAAGAGTAAGAGACAAAGCATTTCTAAAAAGGAAAGACCAACACCTGTCATTAGGAAG GAAAACAGGCTTACAAGTAACTGTCCCAAAGCAAGTGTCTCTAACTCGAGAGTCAATGTTTTTGTTGATTCGGAGGGTAAACTTATAAAAGAAGACATTACTATGAGACTATCTCCAGAGATCAAT AGTGACCTGATCCTATCAAGCACTGAGGGAAAAGCTGACAGTTTGAGTTCTCATATTACAAGTGAATCATATTTAAGTGAAGCTCCATGCTTTCCCTGGTTTCCACCAGGTAGCCTCA GTCCTACGAGAGCAGCCCGACCAAATGAAGAGGATATTGACTAA